One Neomonachus schauinslandi chromosome 9, ASM220157v2, whole genome shotgun sequence DNA segment encodes these proteins:
- the LOC110571093 gene encoding non-histone chromosomal protein HMG-14 — MPKRKVSSAEGAAKEEPKRRSARLSAKPAPAKVETKPKKAAGKDKSSDRKVQTKGKRGAKAKQAEVANQETKEDLPAENGETKTEESPASDEAGEKEAKSD, encoded by the exons ATGCCCAAGAGGAAGGTCAGCTCCGCCGAGGGGGCGGCCAAGGAGGAGCCCAAGAGGAGGTCGGCGAGGTTGTCAGCTAAACCCGCTCCTGCAAAAGTGGAAACGAAGCCAAAAAAGGCGGCAGGAAAGGATAAATCTTCAGACAGAAAAGtgcaaacaaaggggaaaaggggagCAAAGGCAAAACAGGCTGAAGTGGCTAACCAAGAAACGAAAGAAGACTTACCTGCAGAAAACGGAGAAACTAAAACCGAGGAG AGTCCAGCCTCCGatgaagcaggagagaaagaagccaagtcTGATTAA